A genome region from Bradyrhizobium sp. WSM1417 includes the following:
- a CDS encoding peptidylprolyl isomerase has translation MIRILAVLAAVLFAVPAFAQALPAGLDKANAIVIDSTKGRIVIKLRPDLAPQHAERIKQLAREGYYNNVPFHRVMDGFMAQTGDGQNFNGTGGSKYPNLKQEFSKVHFARGIVGMARRGDSVDTANSQFFIMFADGGSLDNQYTVIGEVVQGMDVVDKLKKAPPGSSGGTVTDPDKMVKVQVASDIK, from the coding sequence ATGATCCGAATTCTCGCAGTTCTTGCCGCGGTTCTGTTCGCGGTGCCGGCCTTCGCGCAAGCCTTGCCGGCCGGCCTCGACAAGGCCAACGCCATCGTCATCGACTCCACCAAGGGCCGCATCGTCATCAAGCTGAGGCCGGACCTTGCGCCCCAGCACGCCGAGCGCATCAAGCAGCTTGCACGCGAGGGTTATTACAACAACGTGCCGTTCCACCGCGTCATGGACGGCTTCATGGCGCAGACCGGCGACGGTCAAAACTTCAACGGCACCGGCGGCTCGAAATATCCGAACCTGAAGCAGGAATTCTCCAAGGTGCATTTTGCGCGCGGCATCGTCGGCATGGCCCGGCGCGGCGACAGCGTCGACACCGCGAATTCGCAGTTCTTCATCATGTTCGCCGACGGCGGCAGCCTCGACAACCAGTACACCGTGATCGGCGAGGTCGTGCAGGGCATGGACGTCGTCGACAAGCTGAAGAAGGCGCCTCCCGGATCGAGCGGCGGCACCGTCACCGACCCCGACAAGATGGTGAAGGTGCAGGTCGCTTCCGACATCAAGTAG
- the coaD gene encoding pantetheine-phosphate adenylyltransferase, which produces MPRIAFYPGSFDPITNGHLDVVRHSVSLCDRLVVAIGVHPGKKPLFSTEERLKMLHDVCGPVAAQAGCVLEAATFDDLSVTSARKHGATIMIRGLRDGTDLDYEMQLAGMNEAMAPEVHTVFLPASPMVRPITATLVRQIAAMGGDVSAFVPPLVAAQLKAKFA; this is translated from the coding sequence TCACCAACGGCCATCTGGACGTGGTCCGGCATAGCGTGTCGCTGTGCGACAGGCTCGTTGTCGCGATCGGGGTGCACCCCGGCAAAAAGCCGCTGTTCTCGACCGAGGAGCGGCTGAAGATGCTCCATGACGTTTGCGGGCCGGTGGCGGCCCAGGCCGGCTGCGTCCTCGAAGCTGCGACGTTCGACGATCTATCGGTGACCTCGGCGCGCAAGCACGGTGCGACGATCATGATTCGGGGCCTGCGCGACGGCACCGACCTCGACTACGAGATGCAGCTCGCCGGCATGAACGAGGCCATGGCGCCCGAGGTGCATACGGTGTTCCTGCCGGCTTCTCCCATGGTCCGCCCGATCACCGCCACTTTGGTGCGCCAGATCGCAGCCATGGGCGGGGATGTCTCGGCCTTCGTCCCGCCGCTGGTTGCGGCCCAGCTCAAGGCAAAATTCGCCTGA
- a CDS encoding peptidylprolyl isomerase: MSATENTLILETTQGPVTIEMRPDLAPGHVARIKELVREGFYDGIVFHRVIDGFMAQTGCPQGTGTGGSGQKLKAEFNKEPHVRGTTSMARAASPDSGDSQFFICFDDARFLDNQYTVWGKVTEGMENVDKIKRGEPVQNPDKIVKARMAADAE, translated from the coding sequence ATGAGCGCCACCGAAAACACACTGATCCTCGAGACCACGCAGGGCCCCGTCACCATCGAGATGCGGCCTGATCTGGCGCCCGGCCACGTCGCGCGCATCAAGGAGCTCGTGCGCGAAGGCTTCTACGACGGAATCGTGTTCCATCGCGTGATCGACGGCTTCATGGCGCAGACCGGCTGCCCGCAGGGCACCGGCACTGGCGGCTCCGGCCAGAAGCTGAAGGCCGAGTTCAACAAGGAGCCGCATGTGCGCGGCACCACCTCGATGGCGCGCGCCGCCAGCCCGGATTCCGGCGACAGCCAGTTCTTCATCTGCTTCGACGACGCCCGCTTCCTCGACAACCAGTACACGGTGTGGGGCAAGGTCACCGAGGGCATGGAGAACGTCGACAAGATCAAGCGCGGCGAGCCCGTGCAGAACCCCGACAAGATCGTCAAGGCGCGGATGGCGGCTGACGCGGAGTAG